TTGCGGATCTCACGAAAGGAAGTGAGCAAACTGAAAGAGAAACAATATGTCCTTAACTCCCAGTTGAGCAGGGAAAGCGATATTTGTTGGGGGGATTCCCCCGTGATGCGGGAACTGTTGCGCCTGGTAGAGAAAGTGGCGAAAACAGACGTCAATGTATTGATCACCGGTGAGAATGGAACCGGTAAAGAAGTGATTGCACGCAAGATACATCAACTCTCGCTACGGGCAAACGAGTCACTTGTCACGGTGGATATGGGAGCGGTTACCGAAACGCTGTTTGAGAGCGAACTTTTCGGCCATGTAAAAGGCTCGTTCACCGATGCGCACAGTGACCGAGCCGGGAAAATTGAGGCGGCGGACAAAGGGACGCTCTTTCTCGATGAGATCGGGAACCTCAGTTATCCACTTCAGGCAAAACTGCTGAATGCCCTGCAGTCGCGTCAGATTATCCGGGTTGGTAGTAATAACCCGGTTGCTGTGGATATACGGTTGATTTGCGCTACGAACCACAACCTATTCCTCGATGTAGAGAACGGCCTTTTCAGGGAAGACCTGCTCTATCGAATCAACACCATTCAGATTGAAGTGCCGCCTTTACGTAGCAGGCAAGAGGATATTCCCGGACTGGCATCGTTCTTCCTCCACCGTTTTGCCGTGAAATACAATAAAACCGGTATAACGCTGAACAAAGAGGCCATCGCGAAGATGCAGGAATACGCCTGGCCGGGCAATGTGCGTGAACTGGAACATACGATAGAGAAAGCGCTTATCTTGTCGGACAATCGGGTAATCGATTCGTCCGACCTTTTTCTCCGGCCGCAGGGCGGTGGAAAGAGGAAAGACCTTGAAAATGCCACTTTGGAAGAAATGGAGCGGGTGCTTATAGAGCAGGCCATGCGTAACTACGGAAGCAATATATCGGCCATCGCAAAAGAATTAGGGGTTTCCCGCCCTACGCTTTACAGCAAAATTAAGAAATACGGACTTTAACCGTCCCAGCCATGTTTAAATCCATCGAATACAAGCTGTACCTCTACATGATCCTGCTGATCGCAGCGGTAGTGATGAGCACTTATTTTGCCATAAAAACGGAATACGTTTACATGGCGTTGTCCGTATTCTTTGCCTTTTTCCTGCTCTATAAACTGCGCCGGAGTTACAATCAGTTCAACAAGAACATTATTTTCCTGCTCAATGCGCTGGATAATGGCGATTACTCGTTCAATTTCGCGGAAACCAAACTTTCGAGGAGGGAAAAGGAGTTGAACAAGATGATGAACCGCATCAAGGATATCCTGTCAAGAGCCCGTAAAGAAGTGATGGAGAACGAGAAATTCTTGAGCGTTATCATGGAAAGCGTTTATACCGGTATCATCATTCTGAATGAGGACAATCTGGTGGTGCAGATAAACCGAACCGTCAACCGGTTACTGGGACTTCCGGTGTTTACCCATATCAATCAACTGGCGAATATCGATAAATCTTTTCCCGATCTGTTCCGCAATCTGGAGGCATCTGATACGAAAACCATTAAAATAGCCAATGAACGGGAGGAGATGCAGTTGAGCCTGAGAGTTTCCGAAGTTATCCTGAGAGGAAAAAAACTGAAGATCATTACACTGAATAACATCGGGAGCGAACTGGATTATAAGGAGATGGATTCGTGGATACGGTTGATCCGTGTGATGACGCATGAGATCATGAACTCGATCGCACCTGTCACGTCGCTGACCGATATGTTGCTGTCCGCTTTCCGGCAGGATGAACCCAACGGTGAAAAGGATCCCTTGATGCAGAATACCGTAGAGGCGTTGCAAACCATTAATACGACCGCCAAAGGGTTAATAAATTTCGTCAATTCTTATCGCCGGTTTACGGGGATCCCCAAACCTCAACTGAATCCGGTTTCATTGCAATCCATTATCGAACGGGCAATCGTGTTGGAAGCGGCTGTCCTTGAAGAGAAGGGAATATCGGTGACCCTGCACCTGCCTACTGCACCTACCGTGAGACAGTTGGATGAGTCGCAGATAATGCAGGTGTTGCTCAACCTGTTAAAAAATGCCGCCGGAGCTGTTTCAGGAGAAGAGGGACAGATCAGGATCGAATTGTCGGAAGAGAAGGAAAAAATACATATGGATGTGTGCAATAACGGCCAGCCCATTGCCGAAGATGTGCTTCCCAATATTTTTGTTCCGTTTTTCACCACCAAGCATTCCGGCACCGGGATCGGGCTGAGCG
This genomic stretch from Candidatus Hydrogenedentota bacterium harbors:
- a CDS encoding sigma-54-dependent Fis family transcriptional regulator, coding for MNQGRILVVDDNKNVLSALKILLNAHFEEVILLSSPNTLLAMVREKSPDVVLLDMNYSAGINTGNEGLFWLSEVKKVNSDLPVVLFTAYADIDLAVTALKKGASDFVVKPWDNAKLLATLQSAVELRISRKEVSKLKEKQYVLNSQLSRESDICWGDSPVMRELLRLVEKVAKTDVNVLITGENGTGKEVIARKIHQLSLRANESLVTVDMGAVTETLFESELFGHVKGSFTDAHSDRAGKIEAADKGTLFLDEIGNLSYPLQAKLLNALQSRQIIRVGSNNPVAVDIRLICATNHNLFLDVENGLFREDLLYRINTIQIEVPPLRSRQEDIPGLASFFLHRFAVKYNKTGITLNKEAIAKMQEYAWPGNVRELEHTIEKALILSDNRVIDSSDLFLRPQGGGKRKDLENATLEEMERVLIEQAMRNYGSNISAIAKELGVSRPTLYSKIKKYGL
- a CDS encoding PAS domain-containing protein; translated protein: MFKSIEYKLYLYMILLIAAVVMSTYFAIKTEYVYMALSVFFAFFLLYKLRRSYNQFNKNIIFLLNALDNGDYSFNFAETKLSRREKELNKMMNRIKDILSRARKEVMENEKFLSVIMESVYTGIIILNEDNLVVQINRTVNRLLGLPVFTHINQLANIDKSFPDLFRNLEASDTKTIKIANEREEMQLSLRVSEVILRGKKLKIITLNNIGSELDYKEMDSWIRLIRVMTHEIMNSIAPVTSLTDMLLSAFRQDEPNGEKDPLMQNTVEALQTINTTAKGLINFVNSYRRFTGIPKPQLNPVSLQSIIERAIVLEAAVLEEKGISVTLHLPTAPTVRQLDESQIMQVLLNLLKNAAGAVSGEEGQIRIELSEEKEKIHMDVCNNGQPIAEDVLPNIFVPFFTTKHSGTGIGLSVSRYIMRLHGGTLTHLTDSGWTVFRLTFV